From a single Paraburkholderia edwinii genomic region:
- a CDS encoding DUF4337 domain-containing protein encodes MSDEYEVHGPHDHAVEHAGSHAAGPSASRIAVMTAILASVGAIASYQSGANENLALFYKNEAAIRKTEASDQWAYFQAKGEKQNLAELGAALSDPSSAAHTKFVADEKRYAADKEPIRAKAESLETEAKKDNDTSESLQHQHHRWAQATTLIQISIALAAITLLTKKKWLQTVTGAIALIGLGFFVAAWLAV; translated from the coding sequence ATGTCCGACGAGTACGAAGTCCATGGCCCGCACGATCACGCGGTCGAACACGCGGGTAGCCATGCTGCCGGTCCCAGCGCGTCGCGCATCGCGGTCATGACGGCGATCCTCGCGAGCGTCGGCGCCATCGCGTCGTACCAGAGCGGCGCGAACGAGAACCTCGCGCTGTTCTACAAGAACGAAGCGGCGATCCGCAAGACCGAAGCCTCGGACCAGTGGGCGTATTTCCAGGCCAAGGGCGAGAAGCAGAATCTCGCCGAACTGGGCGCCGCGTTGAGCGATCCTTCGTCGGCCGCGCACACGAAATTCGTCGCCGACGAAAAACGCTATGCCGCCGACAAGGAGCCGATTCGCGCCAAAGCCGAATCGCTCGAAACCGAAGCGAAGAAGGACAACGATACGAGCGAGTCGCTACAGCATCAGCACCATCGCTGGGCGCAAGCGACGACGCTGATCCAGATCTCGATCGCACTCGCCGCGATCACCCTGCTGACGAAGAAGAAGTGGCTGCAGACCGTGACCGGCGCCATCGCGTTGATCGGCCTCGGTTTTTTTGTTGCGGCATGGCTGGCCGTGTGA
- a CDS encoding DUF4148 domain-containing protein: MKSFISAIAVAAVLATPVASFAQSTNGPVTRAQVRAELAQVQKAEQGAPLWNAGDAHYPDGLAAAESQVVAQNGASQTTGYGPATNGTSQSGRAQTPQAANGGNDWLKSSGYNHP, translated from the coding sequence ATGAAATCGTTTATCAGCGCAATTGCGGTTGCCGCGGTGCTTGCTACCCCTGTGGCGTCGTTCGCTCAATCGACGAACGGCCCGGTTACGCGCGCTCAGGTGCGCGCTGAACTCGCGCAAGTGCAGAAGGCGGAGCAGGGCGCACCGCTGTGGAATGCCGGCGATGCGCATTACCCGGACGGACTCGCGGCTGCGGAGTCGCAAGTGGTTGCGCAAAACGGCGCATCGCAAACGACCGGTTATGGTCCCGCCACGAATGGCACGTCGCAGTCGGGTCGTGCGCAGACTCCGCAAGCAGCGAACGGCGGCAACGACTGGTTGAAGTCGTCGGGCTACAACCATCCGTAA
- a CDS encoding alpha/beta fold hydrolase: MTSSVANRTSSTTAPDSPIKRPLRLPPRWPIKRHTLRTHDRHRIAFAVAGRDDGTPVVVLHGGPGGASNRSVLGFFDPERFRVVMIDQRGAGASRPAGSLRRNNTMSLIGDIEAVRKQLRIERWGVLGGSWGAALALAYAGTHPQAVLGVVLRGMFLTSAREVEGLFLASRKRAPREWQALVHAAQCTHPSRLFDACATILLRSRSKAAQKAVALAWSRYEYAVLTSARRRRRTRTARRKPADVHRQIAMYQIQSHYLQHRCWLGEPRLLSLARRAAQAGVPIAAAHGTRDTVCPVGNTARLVRSVPAARIERVVAGHLGSEPKLREAVRRAVDALWP; encoded by the coding sequence ATGACTTCCAGCGTCGCCAACCGAACGTCCAGCACCACCGCGCCCGACAGCCCCATCAAACGGCCGCTCAGATTGCCGCCCAGGTGGCCCATCAAACGCCACACACTACGCACGCACGACCGACATCGGATCGCCTTCGCAGTTGCAGGCCGTGACGACGGCACGCCCGTCGTCGTGCTGCACGGCGGCCCGGGTGGCGCATCGAACCGCAGCGTGCTCGGCTTCTTTGATCCGGAGCGCTTTCGCGTGGTGATGATCGATCAGCGCGGCGCCGGGGCCTCGCGGCCCGCGGGCAGCTTGCGCCGCAACAACACCATGAGTCTGATCGGCGACATCGAAGCGGTGCGCAAGCAGTTGCGCATCGAGCGCTGGGGCGTGCTGGGGGGATCGTGGGGAGCGGCGCTCGCGCTCGCATATGCGGGCACGCATCCGCAAGCGGTGCTTGGTGTCGTGCTACGCGGCATGTTTTTGACGTCCGCGCGGGAAGTGGAAGGACTGTTCCTCGCGTCGCGCAAGCGCGCGCCGCGCGAATGGCAGGCGCTCGTCCATGCCGCGCAGTGCACACACCCGTCGCGACTATTCGATGCGTGCGCAACCATTTTGCTTCGCTCGCGCAGCAAGGCAGCACAAAAGGCGGTCGCCCTTGCATGGTCGCGTTACGAATATGCCGTGCTGACGTCGGCGCGACGCCGGCGCCGCACGCGTACCGCGCGGCGCAAGCCTGCCGACGTGCACAGACAGATCGCGATGTACCAGATCCAGTCGCATTACCTGCAGCATCGATGCTGGCTTGGCGAACCACGGCTTTTATCGCTAGCCCGGCGTGCCGCGCAAGCGGGCGTGCCGATCGCGGCCGCGCACGGCACGCGCGATACCGTGTGCCCGGTCGGCAATACGGCGCGCCTCGTGCGTTCGGTACCGGCAGCGCGCATCGAGCGAGTCGTCGCAGGCCATCTCGGCAGCGAGCCGAAACTGCGCGAAGCGGTCAGACGCGCGGTCGACGCGCTATGGCCCTGA
- a CDS encoding exodeoxyribonuclease III, which yields MKLATFNINGIRSRLPSLINWLDKEQPDIACLQELKAPDSAFPEAELQDAGYGAIWHGQTSWNGVAILAKGTKPTETRRGLPGGDADTHSRYIEAAVNGLLVGCLYLPNGNPQPGPKFDYKLEWFERLIAYAQTLFDSGHPVVLAGDYNVVPTDFDIYNPRSWLKDALLQTESRECYARLLEQGWTDALRKRFPEDKVFTFWDYFRRHWETNSGLRIDHLLLSASVAPALRDAGVDKWVRGEAHASDHAPTWIELKLDTRKANDEAVKNAAKSAATRSTRSPQPAKAAKTAKAAKTAKTAKSPATKSRKTPS from the coding sequence ATGAAGCTCGCCACCTTCAATATCAACGGCATTCGCTCGCGCTTGCCGTCACTCATCAACTGGCTCGATAAAGAGCAGCCTGATATTGCGTGCCTGCAGGAACTGAAAGCGCCCGATAGCGCATTTCCCGAAGCAGAGCTTCAAGACGCGGGCTATGGCGCGATCTGGCATGGTCAGACCTCGTGGAACGGCGTCGCGATACTGGCGAAAGGAACGAAGCCGACCGAAACGCGGCGCGGCCTGCCCGGCGGCGACGCCGACACGCACAGCCGGTATATCGAAGCGGCAGTCAACGGATTGCTGGTCGGCTGCCTGTACTTGCCGAACGGCAACCCGCAGCCCGGGCCCAAGTTCGACTACAAACTCGAATGGTTCGAACGCCTGATCGCTTACGCGCAGACGCTTTTCGACAGCGGCCATCCCGTGGTGCTGGCCGGCGACTATAACGTCGTGCCGACCGACTTCGATATCTACAATCCGCGCTCGTGGCTGAAAGATGCGCTGCTACAGACCGAAAGCCGCGAGTGCTATGCGCGTCTGCTCGAACAGGGTTGGACCGATGCGCTGCGCAAGCGCTTCCCTGAAGACAAAGTATTCACGTTCTGGGATTATTTCCGGCGGCATTGGGAAACGAATTCGGGCCTGCGCATCGATCATCTGCTGCTAAGCGCGTCGGTGGCGCCGGCGTTGCGCGATGCGGGCGTCGACAAGTGGGTGCGCGGCGAGGCGCATGCGAGCGACCATGCACCGACATGGATCGAGCTGAAACTCGACACGCGCAAAGCGAACGACGAAGCGGTGAAGAACGCGGCGAAAAGTGCGGCAACCAGGTCAACGCGATCGCCCCAGCCAGCAAAGGCTGCAAAGACGGCTAAAGCCGCGAAGACCGCGAAGACAGCAAAGTCCCCGGCAACGAAGAGCCGCAAGACACCCAGCTGA